In one Bacillus sp. Marseille-P3661 genomic region, the following are encoded:
- a CDS encoding carbamoyl phosphate synthase small subunit, with the protein MKRQLILEDGTIFVGKGFGSTENSIGEVVFNTGMTGYQEILSDPSYCGQIVTLTYPLIGNYGINRDDFESIAPAIHGLIVKETASVPSNWRSMETLDELLKSKNIPGLEGIDTRKLTRIIRQYGTLKGAICSIDVNVDEIVQQLKSHSLPTDQVKTVSTKSAYPSPGRGYRVVLVDFGMKHGILRELNVRNCDVIVVPHNITAEEVLRLNPDGIMLSNGPGDPKDVPEAIEMIKGVLGKAPLFGICLGHQLFALACGANSVKMKFGHRGSNHPVKNLETGEVDITSQNHGYTVEMDSIQNTPLKVTHIALNDGTVEGLKHTEYPAFTVQYHPEASPGPEDANSLFNDFLELIETHKKEGNAVCQNA; encoded by the coding sequence ATGAAACGTCAACTAATACTTGAAGATGGAACGATTTTTGTAGGTAAAGGGTTTGGTAGTACGGAAAATTCAATAGGTGAAGTTGTGTTTAATACAGGTATGACAGGTTATCAAGAAATTTTATCGGATCCTTCCTACTGTGGCCAAATTGTTACACTAACTTATCCGTTGATTGGAAATTATGGTATCAATCGTGATGATTTTGAATCAATCGCACCAGCAATTCATGGTTTGATCGTAAAAGAAACAGCAAGCGTACCATCAAATTGGAGAAGTATGGAAACTCTTGATGAGCTATTAAAAAGTAAAAACATCCCTGGTCTAGAAGGAATCGATACTCGTAAGCTAACGCGGATAATACGTCAATACGGAACGTTAAAAGGTGCGATTTGCAGTATTGATGTTAATGTTGACGAGATTGTTCAACAATTAAAATCTCACTCATTGCCTACTGACCAAGTAAAAACTGTGTCTACTAAGTCTGCATATCCAAGCCCGGGTCGCGGTTATCGTGTTGTATTAGTTGATTTTGGAATGAAGCATGGTATTTTAAGAGAATTAAACGTTCGAAATTGTGATGTAATCGTTGTTCCGCATAATATTACCGCAGAAGAAGTTCTGCGCTTAAATCCAGATGGCATTATGCTCTCAAATGGACCTGGAGATCCGAAAGATGTGCCAGAAGCGATCGAAATGATTAAGGGTGTACTTGGCAAAGCGCCTCTATTTGGGATTTGTTTAGGACACCAGCTATTTGCATTAGCATGTGGAGCCAACTCAGTTAAAATGAAATTTGGTCACCGTGGATCAAACCATCCGGTGAAAAATCTAGAAACGGGTGAAGTAGATATAACTTCACAGAATCATGGTTATACGGTTGAGATGGATTCAATTCAAAATACACCACTAAAAGTAACGCATATCGCTTTAAATGATGGTACAGTTGAAGGCTTAAAGCATACGGAGTATCCAGCATTCACTGTTCAATACCATCCCGAGGCGTCGCCAGGACCTGAAGATGCTAATTCATTATTTAATGACTTCTTAGAATTAATTGAAACTCACAAGAAAGAGGGTAATGCAGTATGCCAAAACGCATAG
- a CDS encoding dihydroorotase: MSIVLKNGKLFNNKGELVVKDLKIEDGKIIEIADSIQTDTGNVINIDGKLVSPGLVDLHVHLREPGGEKKETIETGTMAAARGGFTTIAAMPNTRPVPDTAEQLSQILNRIEQTAKVRVLPYASITTRLLGEELTDVKALKQAGAFAFTDDGVGIQTAGMMLEAMKKAADVNAAVVAHCEDNSLIYKGVVHQGEFAKKHGLNGIPSVCESVQIARDVLLAEAAGCHYHVCHISTKESVRVVRDAKKAGIRVTAEVSPHHLLLCDEDIPGLNTNFKMNPPLRAKEDRDALIEGLLDGTIDFIATDHAPHTAEEKAWGMEEAPNGIVGLETAFPVLYTHLVEKGVLTLKQLVDFLTVKPCEAFSLPYGTLEVGSIADIAVIDLETEEKVDSSNFLSKGKNTPFDGWNCKGWNVLTVVGGEIVWEKGRVLQ, encoded by the coding sequence ATGTCAATCGTCTTAAAGAATGGAAAGTTATTTAATAATAAAGGTGAACTAGTAGTTAAGGATTTAAAAATCGAAGATGGTAAAATTATCGAAATTGCTGATAGTATTCAAACGGATACAGGTAATGTAATTAATATAGATGGAAAGTTAGTTTCTCCAGGTTTAGTAGATTTACATGTTCATTTACGTGAGCCAGGCGGAGAGAAAAAGGAAACGATTGAAACAGGGACAATGGCTGCAGCTAGAGGTGGTTTTACAACGATTGCAGCGATGCCAAATACTCGTCCTGTTCCAGATACAGCAGAGCAACTTTCTCAAATACTGAATCGTATAGAGCAAACAGCTAAAGTAAGGGTACTACCATATGCATCAATTACTACTCGACTGTTAGGAGAGGAGCTTACTGATGTTAAAGCATTAAAACAAGCAGGTGCATTTGCATTTACTGACGATGGTGTTGGCATTCAAACAGCCGGAATGATGCTAGAAGCTATGAAAAAAGCCGCTGATGTGAACGCTGCAGTTGTCGCACACTGTGAAGATAATTCTTTGATATATAAAGGTGTAGTGCATCAAGGGGAGTTTGCTAAAAAGCATGGTTTAAACGGAATACCTTCTGTATGTGAATCCGTTCAAATAGCACGTGATGTATTGTTAGCTGAAGCAGCTGGATGCCATTATCATGTATGTCATATTAGTACGAAAGAATCTGTTCGTGTAGTTAGAGATGCAAAAAAAGCAGGTATTAGGGTAACAGCAGAGGTATCACCACATCATTTACTGCTTTGTGATGAAGATATTCCTGGATTAAATACAAATTTTAAGATGAATCCTCCATTGCGGGCGAAGGAAGACCGTGATGCGCTTATTGAGGGATTATTAGACGGCACGATTGATTTTATAGCTACAGATCATGCTCCACATACTGCTGAGGAAAAAGCATGGGGTATGGAAGAAGCGCCAAACGGAATTGTCGGTTTAGAAACAGCGTTTCCAGTTCTTTATACTCATTTAGTAGAAAAAGGTGTTCTTACTTTAAAGCAGTTAGTTGACTTCTTAACAGTTAAACCTTGTGAAGCGTTCAGTTTACCATACGGAACATTAGAAGTTGGCAGCATTGCAGATATAGCTGTCATTGATTTAGAAACGGAAGAGAAAGTTGATTCTTCAAACTTTTTATCTAAAGGAAAAAATACACCGTTTGATGGCTGGAACTGTAAAGGCTGGAATGTGCTTACAGTTGTAGGTGGAGAAATTGTATGGGAAAAGGGGAGAGTTCTTCAATGA
- a CDS encoding aspartate carbamoyltransferase catalytic subunit, translating to MNHLLKISDLTVNEIEELLYDAERFANDESYWKVEKQIFVANLFFEPSTRTRFSFEVAEKRLGLEVLNFGIESSSVKKGETLYDTVRTLESIGANAVVIRHPQDDFYKELQNKVSIPILNAGAGSGEHPTQCLLDLLTIQQEFKNFEGLTVAIVGDIRHSRVAHSNYVALTRLGANVIFSGPKEWYDGTGTYVPIDEAVRCADVLMLLRIQHERHDGKMIGSKEEYHQTFGLTIEREKIMKPRSIIMHPAPVNRGVEIADELVECERSRIFKQMQNGVLVRMATIKRALEENKGGKSNVNRLKEWKVI from the coding sequence ATGAATCATTTATTAAAGATTTCAGACTTAACTGTTAATGAAATTGAGGAACTGCTTTATGATGCCGAACGATTTGCGAATGATGAGTCTTATTGGAAAGTTGAGAAACAAATATTTGTAGCAAATCTGTTTTTTGAGCCAAGTACAAGAACTCGCTTTAGTTTTGAAGTAGCTGAAAAAAGATTAGGCTTAGAAGTATTAAATTTTGGTATAGAATCTTCGAGTGTAAAAAAGGGAGAAACATTATACGATACAGTCCGCACACTTGAATCTATCGGAGCGAATGCTGTAGTAATAAGGCATCCTCAGGATGACTTTTATAAGGAATTACAAAATAAAGTATCAATCCCAATATTAAACGCTGGTGCAGGTTCTGGTGAGCATCCGACACAATGTTTGCTAGATTTATTAACAATCCAACAGGAATTTAAAAACTTTGAAGGCTTGACTGTTGCGATTGTAGGAGATATCCGCCATAGTCGGGTCGCTCATTCAAATTACGTTGCTTTAACTCGTTTAGGTGCAAATGTAATTTTTTCAGGACCGAAGGAGTGGTACGATGGAACAGGTACATATGTTCCGATAGATGAAGCCGTTAGATGTGCAGATGTGTTAATGCTATTACGAATCCAGCATGAACGTCATGATGGAAAAATGATTGGCTCAAAAGAAGAATACCATCAAACTTTCGGCCTAACTATTGAAAGAGAAAAAATAATGAAACCTCGAAGTATTATTATGCATCCTGCTCCAGTTAACCGGGGAGTTGAGATAGCAGATGAATTAGTAGAATGTGAACGCTCTAGAATTTTTAAACAAATGCAAAATGGAGTTTTAGTCAGAATGGCAACAATAAAACGAGCACTTGAAGAAAACAAAGGGGGAAAAAGCAATGTCAATCGTCTTAAAGAATGGAAAGTTATTTAA
- a CDS encoding solute carrier family 23 protein — translation MNKQDVVLDVNEKPKIIQWLSLSLQHLFAMFGATILVPYLVGLSPSVALISSGLATLAYLAITKGQIPAYLGSSFAFIAPVIAAKASGGPGTAMLVGFLAGIVYGIVALFIKSFGIKWLLNILPPVVVGPVIIVIGLSLSGTAVNMAMRVNPDDPATYSSLHFSVALVTLLVTVLLSIFGRGFLGVIPVLIGIVVGYVYALIIGIVDFNGVQAAAWFQAPEMLIPFVNYTPDLKWTIALAMLPVVIVTLSENIGHQMVLSKVIDRDLLVKPGLHRAIAGDGVALTLASFIGGPPNTTYGENIGVLAITRVFSVFVIGGAAVLAIVFGFVGKISALISSVPTNVMGGVSILLFGIIASSGLRMLIDNKVNFEEKRNLVIASVILVIGIGGAFIQVNEQVQISGMALAAIIGAVLNFVLPGREKYGDDGLKEDKSA, via the coding sequence ATGAACAAACAAGACGTAGTACTAGATGTTAATGAAAAACCGAAAATTATTCAGTGGCTTTCATTAAGTTTGCAACACTTATTTGCAATGTTTGGAGCAACAATACTAGTTCCATATTTAGTGGGCTTAAGTCCATCAGTTGCTTTGATATCAAGTGGTTTGGCCACATTAGCCTACTTAGCGATTACAAAAGGTCAGATACCTGCCTATTTAGGCTCATCATTTGCATTTATAGCACCTGTAATTGCAGCAAAAGCAAGCGGCGGTCCTGGAACAGCAATGCTTGTAGGATTTCTAGCAGGTATTGTATACGGAATCGTAGCATTATTCATTAAATCCTTTGGAATCAAATGGTTACTAAATATACTACCACCTGTGGTTGTAGGGCCGGTTATTATTGTAATCGGACTCAGTCTTTCTGGTACTGCTGTAAATATGGCGATGCGAGTAAATCCTGATGATCCAGCAACATACAGTTCGCTGCACTTTTCAGTAGCACTTGTTACTCTTCTAGTTACAGTTCTCTTGTCAATTTTCGGTAGAGGTTTTTTAGGAGTTATTCCAGTGTTAATAGGAATTGTTGTCGGTTATGTTTATGCTTTAATAATTGGTATAGTTGATTTTAATGGAGTCCAAGCTGCAGCATGGTTTCAAGCTCCGGAAATGTTAATTCCGTTTGTTAACTATACCCCTGATTTAAAATGGACAATAGCATTGGCTATGCTGCCTGTTGTAATCGTGACATTATCAGAAAATATTGGTCACCAAATGGTATTAAGTAAAGTTATTGACCGTGACCTATTAGTGAAACCAGGATTACACAGAGCTATTGCCGGTGACGGTGTAGCATTAACGTTAGCATCATTTATTGGTGGTCCTCCTAATACGACGTATGGTGAAAATATCGGGGTCTTAGCCATTACAAGAGTGTTTAGTGTGTTTGTAATCGGGGGGGCTGCTGTATTAGCAATAGTGTTTGGATTCGTCGGTAAAATAAGTGCACTAATAAGCTCTGTCCCAACTAATGTTATGGGTGGCGTATCAATCTTATTGTTTGGTATTATCGCATCTTCTGGATTAAGAATGCTTATTGACAATAAAGTTAATTTTGAAGAAAAGAGAAACTTAGTAATAGCGTCTGTCATTCTAGTAATCGGTATTGGTGGCGCATTTATTCAAGTAAATGAACAAGTCCAAATTTCCGGAATGGCGTTAGCGGCTATTATTGGTGCAGTACTAAATTTTGTACTCCCGGGTCGCGAAAAATACGGTGATGATGGATTAAAAGAAGATAAATCAGCGTAA
- the pyrR gene encoding bifunctional pyr operon transcriptional regulator/uracil phosphoribosyltransferase PyrR, whose protein sequence is MKEKAIVLDEQAIRRALTRIAHEIIERNKGIENCVLVGIKTRGIYLANRLAERIEQIEGKKISVGEVDITLYRDDLSKKTVDKEPLLKGSDIPVDISNQKVILIDDVLYTGRTVRAAMDALMDIGRPSQIQLAVLVDRGHRELPIRADFVGKNIPTSGSEIVVVELAEVDDVDQITIHENE, encoded by the coding sequence ATGAAAGAAAAAGCAATCGTTCTTGATGAACAGGCTATCCGACGTGCGCTTACACGAATTGCACATGAAATTATTGAAAGAAATAAAGGAATTGAAAATTGTGTGTTAGTCGGAATTAAAACACGCGGTATATACTTAGCAAACCGATTAGCTGAAAGAATTGAACAAATAGAAGGCAAGAAAATCTCAGTTGGAGAGGTTGATATAACACTATATCGCGATGATTTATCTAAAAAAACTGTAGATAAAGAACCGCTATTAAAAGGGTCAGATATACCAGTAGATATAAGTAACCAAAAGGTAATTCTAATAGATGATGTTCTTTACACAGGGCGAACCGTTAGAGCAGCAATGGATGCATTAATGGATATTGGCCGTCCCTCACAAATTCAACTGGCGGTATTAGTTGATCGTGGTCACCGTGAACTGCCAATTAGAGCAGATTTTGTAGGGAAAAATATACCGACCTCTGGTTCAGAAATTGTCGTCGTTGAGTTAGCTGAAGTGGATGATGTAGACCAAATCACCATTCATGAAAATGAGTAA
- a CDS encoding RluA family pseudouridine synthase produces the protein MEKMEFIISSEQQSERMDKVLSTVNEEWSRSQVQQWIKDGLVIVNGQPVKGNYKCKLNDQVTVSIPAPEPLDVLPEEMDLDIYYEDSDVLVVNKPRGMVVHPAPGHLSGTLVNGLMAHCTDLSGINGILRPGIVHRIDKDTSGLLMVAKNDMAHESLVDQLVNKTVVRKYKALVHGVIPHDKGTIDAPIGRDKHDRQSMTVTDENSKEAVTHFQVLERFNNYTFVECRLETGRTHQIRVHMKYIGFPLVGDPKYGPKKTINLDGQALHAGLLGFVHPRSKEYLEFEAPLPTIFKELLQKL, from the coding sequence ATGGAAAAGATGGAATTTATAATCTCTAGTGAACAACAAAGTGAGCGGATGGATAAAGTTTTGTCAACTGTTAATGAAGAATGGTCAAGAAGTCAGGTGCAACAATGGATAAAAGATGGTTTGGTAATAGTTAATGGACAACCAGTTAAAGGAAATTATAAATGCAAATTAAATGATCAGGTTACAGTGTCAATTCCTGCCCCTGAACCATTGGATGTTCTTCCTGAAGAAATGGATCTTGATATTTACTATGAAGACTCTGATGTACTCGTTGTGAATAAGCCAAGGGGAATGGTTGTTCATCCTGCTCCAGGTCACTTATCTGGAACGCTTGTTAATGGCTTGATGGCTCACTGTACAGATTTATCTGGAATAAATGGTATCTTAAGGCCCGGAATTGTCCATCGAATTGATAAGGATACCTCTGGTTTATTAATGGTCGCAAAAAATGACATGGCCCATGAATCACTTGTAGATCAATTAGTTAACAAAACAGTAGTAAGAAAGTATAAGGCATTAGTCCACGGTGTAATTCCGCATGATAAAGGAACAATCGATGCACCTATAGGAAGGGATAAGCATGATCGGCAAAGTATGACTGTCACAGATGAAAACAGCAAAGAGGCTGTTACACATTTTCAAGTATTAGAACGATTTAATAACTATACTTTTGTTGAATGTAGGCTTGAAACAGGACGCACACATCAAATTCGTGTTCATATGAAATATATTGGTTTCCCTCTTGTAGGTGATCCAAAGTATGGTCCGAAGAAAACGATTAACCTTGATGGACAAGCACTCCACGCTGGTTTATTAGGTTTTGTACATCCGCGCTCTAAAGAATATTTAGAATTTGAAGCACCACTACCAACTATTTTTAAGGAGCTATTGCAAAAACTTTAA
- the lspA gene encoding signal peptidase II, with protein MLYYFIALVVIIIDQWSKWLVVKRMEIGESIPVIDQFFYLTSHRNRGAAWGILQGQMWFFYIITIIVIGFVVYYIWKLARKQPLLGWALGLILGGAIGNFIDRLFRKEVVDFFDFYLNFGFFTYNYPIFNIADSALFLGVIIILIQTLLESKASKGAQT; from the coding sequence GTGCTTTATTATTTTATAGCTTTAGTTGTGATTATTATTGATCAATGGTCGAAATGGCTTGTTGTAAAACGAATGGAAATTGGAGAAAGTATACCAGTTATCGACCAATTTTTCTACTTAACTTCACATCGAAACCGTGGTGCAGCTTGGGGAATTTTACAGGGCCAAATGTGGTTTTTTTATATTATTACTATTATTGTAATAGGATTTGTTGTTTATTACATATGGAAATTAGCGAGAAAACAACCTTTATTAGGATGGGCACTAGGCTTAATATTAGGTGGAGCAATTGGCAATTTTATCGATAGACTTTTTAGGAAAGAAGTTGTTGATTTCTTTGACTTTTATTTAAACTTTGGATTTTTTACATATAATTACCCAATCTTTAATATTGCCGATTCCGCCCTCTTTTTAGGAGTTATTATCATACTAATACAAACATTATTGGAAAGTAAAGCAAGCAAAGGAGCTCAAACTTAA
- a CDS encoding molecular chaperone DnaK, with protein sequence MIDQYALIKSELELSKKELEERLNRGCRIDRFEEYQSVAGIIEREKNYVLDQHIQDELEDVKRALVKMDFGIYGLCEETGEEIPMHLLTILPTVRTIKEAKAISQFPYTTEFSHYLTTAVR encoded by the coding sequence ATGATCGATCAGTATGCACTGATAAAATCGGAACTTGAACTTTCAAAAAAAGAGCTTGAAGAAAGATTAAATCGTGGTTGCAGAATAGATCGTTTCGAGGAGTATCAATCGGTTGCCGGAATAATAGAACGTGAAAAGAACTATGTTTTAGATCAGCATATACAAGACGAACTAGAGGATGTAAAAAGGGCATTAGTAAAAATGGATTTTGGCATCTATGGTTTATGTGAAGAAACAGGTGAAGAAATCCCTATGCATTTATTAACGATATTGCCAACTGTTCGAACTATAAAAGAAGCAAAAGCCATTAGCCAGTTTCCGTATACTACCGAATTTAGCCACTATTTAACAACTGCCGTTAGGTAA
- the ileS gene encoding isoleucine--tRNA ligase, translating into MEYKDTLLMPKTEFPMRGNLPKREPEIQNKWEEMNIYEKVQKRTEGRPLFILHDGPPYANGDIHMGHALNKILKDMIIRYKSMNGFHAPYVPGWDTHGLPIETALTKTKKVDRKSMSVAEFRKLCEEYAYEQVDRQREQFKRLGVRGDWDNPYITLTKDYEAQQIKVFGEMAKKGYIYKGLKPVYWSPSSESALAEAEIEYQDKRSASIYVAFAIKDGKGKLEGDEKIIIWTTTPWTMPANLGISVHPDLEYSVVFVDGQKFVLASALVEEVTKVIEWENVETIKTLKGSELEHVVAQHPFYDRDSLVMCGEHVTTDAGTGCVHTAPGHGEDDFIIGKKYGLDVLCPVDEKGYFTSQAPGFEGLFYDDANKQITQKLEEVGALLKLSFITHSYPHDWRTKKPTIFRATAQWFASIKDFREELLEAIKGVKWVPAWGETRLFNMVKDREDWCISRQRAWGVPIPVFFGEDQEPIITDETIDHVSKLFREHGSNIWFEWDAKDLLPDGFTSTHSPNGKFTKETDIMDVWFDSGSSHQAVLVERDGLERPADLYLEGSDQYRGWFNSSLSTSVAVSGKAPYKGILSHGFALDGEGRKMSKSLGNVVVPNKVMSQLGADILRLWVASVDYQSDVRVSDAILKQVAEVYRKIRNTFRFLLGNLNDFNYNTDAVSHNDLREVDLYILAKLNKLTEKTLTSYENYDFAGIYHAVNNFCTIELSSFYLDIAKDVLYIEPKNSHNRRSIQTVLYETLLTLTKLVTPILPHTTEEVWAHIPDVKEESPQLVDMPKVVTIENSEIIEEKWDTFMEIRDDVLKALENARNEKVIGKSLTASITIYPNEKYIDTLKSITADLDKIFIVSNLEIAGDQSSAPESAQKLPTLSIVVKAAEGETCERCWVVTPTVGAVSEHPTLCKDCGTIVQQNYA; encoded by the coding sequence ATGGAATACAAAGATACGTTATTAATGCCAAAAACAGAATTTCCAATGCGCGGAAATTTGCCGAAAAGAGAACCTGAAATTCAAAATAAATGGGAAGAAATGAACATTTACGAAAAGGTTCAAAAAAGAACAGAGGGTCGACCGTTATTTATTCTACACGACGGGCCGCCATATGCCAATGGAGATATTCATATGGGACATGCCTTAAATAAAATTTTAAAAGATATGATTATTCGTTATAAATCAATGAACGGTTTTCATGCGCCATATGTTCCTGGTTGGGATACACACGGTTTGCCGATTGAAACAGCCTTAACAAAAACCAAAAAGGTTGATCGTAAGTCCATGAGCGTAGCCGAGTTTCGCAAATTATGTGAAGAATATGCATATGAACAAGTCGATCGCCAACGCGAACAATTTAAACGTTTAGGTGTTCGCGGTGACTGGGATAACCCTTATATTACATTAACCAAAGATTATGAGGCACAACAAATTAAAGTGTTCGGTGAAATGGCGAAAAAGGGTTATATTTATAAAGGCTTAAAGCCAGTTTATTGGTCACCGTCTTCTGAATCTGCTTTGGCAGAAGCTGAAATTGAATACCAAGATAAGCGTTCAGCATCCATATATGTTGCATTTGCTATTAAGGATGGAAAAGGTAAATTAGAAGGGGATGAAAAGATCATAATCTGGACTACCACCCCTTGGACAATGCCTGCTAACCTAGGAATTTCAGTTCATCCGGATTTAGAGTATAGTGTTGTATTTGTAGACGGACAAAAGTTTGTCCTTGCGTCTGCATTAGTTGAAGAAGTTACAAAAGTAATTGAATGGGAAAACGTTGAAACAATTAAAACTCTAAAAGGATCAGAATTAGAGCATGTAGTTGCCCAACATCCATTTTATGATAGAGACTCATTAGTAATGTGTGGTGAACACGTAACAACTGATGCAGGTACAGGATGTGTTCACACAGCACCTGGTCATGGGGAAGATGACTTTATCATTGGTAAAAAATATGGATTAGACGTTCTATGCCCTGTTGACGAAAAAGGGTATTTCACTAGTCAGGCTCCCGGCTTTGAGGGGTTATTTTATGATGATGCGAATAAACAAATTACCCAGAAGTTAGAAGAAGTAGGCGCTTTATTAAAGCTGTCATTTATTACCCATTCATACCCACACGATTGGAGAACAAAAAAGCCAACGATTTTCCGAGCAACTGCACAATGGTTTGCATCAATAAAAGATTTCCGTGAAGAACTATTGGAAGCAATTAAGGGAGTAAAATGGGTTCCAGCATGGGGAGAGACACGTCTCTTTAATATGGTTAAAGACAGGGAAGATTGGTGTATTTCACGCCAACGTGCATGGGGTGTTCCAATTCCGGTGTTTTTTGGTGAAGATCAAGAACCTATCATTACTGATGAAACAATCGACCATGTTTCGAAATTATTTAGAGAACATGGCTCAAATATCTGGTTCGAATGGGACGCAAAAGATTTATTACCGGATGGATTTACTTCAACGCATAGCCCAAATGGAAAATTCACAAAAGAAACAGATATTATGGATGTTTGGTTTGATTCAGGTTCATCACATCAAGCAGTTCTAGTTGAACGTGATGGATTAGAACGTCCTGCAGATTTATATCTAGAAGGATCTGACCAATATCGCGGCTGGTTTAATTCCTCTCTTTCAACAAGTGTAGCTGTGAGTGGTAAAGCGCCGTACAAGGGAATTTTAAGCCATGGTTTTGCGTTAGATGGAGAAGGCCGCAAAATGAGTAAATCATTAGGAAATGTGGTCGTTCCGAATAAGGTAATGAGTCAATTAGGGGCAGATATTCTTCGTTTATGGGTTGCTTCCGTAGATTATCAATCGGATGTTCGAGTATCAGATGCGATTTTAAAACAAGTAGCTGAAGTTTACCGTAAAATCCGTAATACGTTCCGTTTCTTATTAGGGAATCTAAATGACTTCAATTATAATACAGATGCAGTCAGCCATAATGATTTACGCGAGGTAGATCTTTATATTTTAGCTAAATTAAACAAGTTAACTGAAAAAACGTTAACCTCTTATGAGAATTATGACTTTGCTGGAATTTATCACGCAGTTAATAACTTCTGTACTATTGAATTAAGCTCGTTTTATCTTGATATTGCAAAAGACGTTCTTTATATTGAACCAAAGAATAGCCATAATCGACGCTCAATCCAAACCGTTTTATATGAAACACTTTTAACTTTAACGAAACTTGTAACACCGATTTTGCCGCATACTACGGAAGAAGTTTGGGCACATATTCCTGATGTTAAAGAGGAAAGCCCGCAATTGGTAGATATGCCAAAGGTAGTAACCATTGAAAATTCAGAAATAATTGAAGAAAAATGGGATACTTTTATGGAAATTCGTGATGATGTATTAAAAGCATTAGAAAATGCTAGAAATGAAAAGGTAATTGGCAAATCTTTAACTGCAAGTATCACTATATATCCTAATGAAAAATATATAGATACTTTAAAGTCTATTACTGCTGATCTAGACAAAATTTTCATTGTATCTAATTTAGAGATTGCCGGAGATCAATCTTCAGCACCTGAAAGTGCTCAAAAACTCCCAACATTATCTATAGTGGTTAAGGCTGCTGAAGGTGAAACTTGTGAGCGTTGTTGGGTAGTAACTCCTACTGTGGGAGCCGTATCTGAACACCCAACACTTTGTAAGGACTGCGGTACAATCGTTCAACAGAATTATGCCTAA
- a CDS encoding DivIVA domain-containing protein — MPLTPLDIHNKEFSRGFRGYDEDEVNEFLDQVIKDYELIIREKKELEEKVKELTERLSHFSSIEETLNKSILVAQEAAEDVKRNAQTESKLIIKEAEKNADRIINDALTKSRKISIEIEELKKQSKVFRNRFRMLIKAQLEMIENDDWEHLMQYNNVPAEDETND, encoded by the coding sequence GTGCCATTAACGCCATTAGACATTCATAATAAGGAATTCAGCCGCGGATTTCGTGGATACGATGAAGATGAAGTTAATGAATTTTTAGATCAAGTGATTAAAGATTATGAATTAATTATTCGTGAAAAAAAGGAACTGGAAGAAAAGGTTAAAGAATTGACAGAAAGATTAAGTCATTTCTCAAGTATTGAGGAAACTTTAAATAAATCAATTCTTGTTGCACAGGAAGCTGCTGAAGATGTTAAGCGTAATGCTCAAACCGAATCAAAATTAATTATCAAAGAAGCCGAAAAAAATGCAGACCGGATTATTAATGATGCGTTGACGAAATCCAGAAAAATTTCGATTGAAATTGAAGAGCTTAAAAAACAATCAAAAGTATTTCGCAACCGTTTCCGAATGCTTATTAAGGCACAGCTAGAAATGATTGAAAATGACGACTGGGAACATTTAATGCAGTATAACAATGTTCCTGCTGAAGATGAAACAAATGATTAA